The following is a genomic window from Bacteroidales bacterium.
AGCAGGCTGCTGGAGGGAAAAGTAGTTGCCACACTGTTTTTTGAGCCTTCTACACGAACAAGACTAAGTTTCGAAAGCGCAATAAGCAGGTTAGGAGGGAAAATTGTTGGCTTTTCAGATGCCTCAAATTCAAGTGTTTCGAAAGGCGAAACACTTAACGATACAATCAGAACTGTTACTAATTATTGTGACCTCATTGTCATGAGGCATCCCATTGAAGGAAGTGCAAGATTCGCGAGTGAAGTTGCTACTGTACCTGTAATTAACGCAGGTGACGGTGCTAATCAGCATCCTTCTCAGACCCTTCTTGATCTTTATTCGATTCGCAAAACACAGGGGAAACTGGATAATCTTAACATTTTCATGGTTGGAGATCTTAAGTACGGACGAACAGTACACTCACTGATGATGGCAATGTCGAGATGGAATGCCACATTTAATTTCATTTCGCCTGAAGAACTTAAGATGCCTGATGAGTTTAAACTGTATCTCGACAATCTTGGTCTAAAGTATTATGAACACAATGATTTCACTGATATTATTTCAAAGGCTGATATTATTTATATGACACGGGTTCAAAAGGAGAGATTTTCAGATCCTATTGAATATGAAAAAGTTAAGAATGTTTATGTATTAAGGAATTCGATGCTTAAGAATACTAAGCCTAACATGAGAATTCTTCATCCTCTGCCCAGGGTAAATGAGATACATCAGGATGTTGACCATAATCCAAAAGCGTATTATTTTGAACAGGCACTGAACGGGGTATATACCAGACAGGCGATACTGTGTTCATTACTTGGAATCAAATAACAAAGGAAAAAGAGATGAAAGAGCCGAAACAAATGAGCGTAAGTGCCATTCAGAATGGAACTGTAATTGACCATGTGCCAGCAAGAAACCTTTTTAAGGTAATACAGATCCTCGGACTTGACCGCATTGATAACCAGATTACTTTCGGGACTAATCTCGAGAGCAAGAAGCTTGGGAGAAAAGCTATTATTAAGATTTCAGATCTGTTCTTCCAGGATGAAGATATTAACAGGATAGCACTGGTTGCGCCGGATGCCAAGCTGAATATTATCCGTGACTATGAAGTTGTTGAGAAGAAGGTTGTTGAGGTTCCAGACTATATAATCGGAATTGCCAGATGCATGAACCCGAAATGTATTACCAATTTTGAGACTGTTACTACAAGGTTTAAGGTTGTTTCAAAAAAGAACGTTTCTCTGAGATGTCATTATTGTGAAAAGATCACCAATCAGGAGAATCTGCAGATAATTTGATATTTTTCTACTTAAACACAGCTGTCTTCGTAAGTCTTTTGACTATCAAAACAGGTAAATTATATTCCTGCTCAATCTTGGAGATTCCTCGCTAACGCTCGGAATGACGGGGTTTGGGTGGGGGAAAGGAAAGGCGATTCGCACAAATTTGAAATGTCGATATTTTAGCGAATCGCCATTTTTTCCCCTATGATCCGATAAAATACTGTCATCCTGAGCGGTAGCGAAGGATCTCCAGCCATTTCTACCTCAATCGATCATATGATTTCACCAGATTATCATCCTTTTTTATCCCCCTGTAAGCAAGGTAAGAAAGAATAAACTGAACTGCCGGAATTGTCATTTTAATCCCGGGGATTATTTCAGCATTGTATCTTCTAGTAACTAGGTATGAATAAATCACAAGTGAAATAACAAGCCCTGATATC
Proteins encoded in this region:
- the pyrB gene encoding aspartate carbamoyltransferase — protein: MKNRSLVSIDDFSTEEILRILDLTEEFEKEPTSRLLEGKVVATLFFEPSTRTRLSFESAISRLGGKIVGFSDASNSSVSKGETLNDTIRTVTNYCDLIVMRHPIEGSARFASEVATVPVINAGDGANQHPSQTLLDLYSIRKTQGKLDNLNIFMVGDLKYGRTVHSLMMAMSRWNATFNFISPEELKMPDEFKLYLDNLGLKYYEHNDFTDIISKADIIYMTRVQKERFSDPIEYEKVKNVYVLRNSMLKNTKPNMRILHPLPRVNEIHQDVDHNPKAYYFEQALNGVYTRQAILCSLLGIK
- a CDS encoding aspartate carbamoyltransferase regulatory subunit, which gives rise to MKEPKQMSVSAIQNGTVIDHVPARNLFKVIQILGLDRIDNQITFGTNLESKKLGRKAIIKISDLFFQDEDINRIALVAPDAKLNIIRDYEVVEKKVVEVPDYIIGIARCMNPKCITNFETVTTRFKVVSKKNVSLRCHYCEKITNQENLQII